One region of Coregonus clupeaformis isolate EN_2021a chromosome 31, ASM2061545v1, whole genome shotgun sequence genomic DNA includes:
- the LOC121548021 gene encoding ankyrin repeat domain-containing protein 1: MGLHSVEELVTGKRCEGKEAGEHLSGACSESVYEVAVNQEKQDGRRSHKDLIPEENDNSTQEEITVVNLNTDKSGRLKLETVDDLFNILKLRKRRRERKVQNKKEPEPEIIPDTVDEDTFLKAAMENKLPVIEKYLSDGGDPNVGDHFLRTALHKASSKGHVEIVKRLLEAGASIEKKDRLDATSVHWACRGGSLTTLELLLNEGGKFNSRDKLRSTPLHVAVRTGHNECAEHLIHCGADVNAKDRDGDTPMHDAVRINRFKMIRLLLMYGASLKTKNSEGKSPSENLLAWQSGAKNLLCNVNNENSVK, translated from the exons ATGGGACTGCATAGCGTTGAAGAGCTG GTCACTGGTAAGAGGTGTGAGGGAAAGGAGGCAGGCGAGCACCTATCAGGGGCGTGTTCAGAGAGTGTGTACGAGGTAGCCGTCAACCAGGAGAAACAGGATGGCCGGAGGTCACACAAAGACCTCATCCCAGAGGAGAATGACAACAGCACTCAGGAGGAGATCACAGTTGTCAATCTCAAT ACCGACAAATCAGGCCGGCTGAAGCTAGAGACTGTGGACGACCTTTTCAACATCCTGaaactgaggaagaggaggagggagaggaaggtgcAGAACAAGAAAGAACCTGAGCCAGAGATCATT CCCGACACAGTCGATGAAGACACATTCCTGAAAGCAGCTATGGAAAATAAACTGCCTGTAATTGAGAAATACCTGTCAGATGGAGGTGACCCCAACGTCGGTGATCAT TTCCTAAGGACAGCGCTACACAAAGCCTCATCCAAGGGCCATGTGGAGATTGTGAAGAGACTGCTGGAGGCTGGGGCTTCCATTGAGAAGAAAGATAGA TTGGACGCTACATCAGTACACTGGGCCTGCAGGGGAGGCAGCCTGACTACTCTGGAGCTGCTACTCAATGAAGGAGGGAAGTTCAACTCCAGAGACAAG cTACGCAGCACTCCTCTCCATGTGGCAGTGAGGACGGGACACAATGAATGTGCTGAGCACCTCATCCACTGTGGAGCAGACGTCAATGCTAAAGACCGA GATGGAGACACACCCATGCACGATGCTGTGAGGATAAACCGATTCAAAATGATCAGGCTGCTGCTGATGTATGGAGCCAGTCTTAAAACTAAGAACAGC GAAGGCAAGTCCCCTAGTGAGAATCTTCTGGCATGGCAGAGTGGTGCTAAAAACCTCCTGTGCAATGTCAACAATGAAAACTCTGTCAAATAG